In the genome of Deltaproteobacteria bacterium GWC2_65_14, one region contains:
- a CDS encoding multidrug transporter MatE codes for MKTRIRKWGNSLALRIPKSFATEANISEESVVNVSVVKGKLVVASVAKPKVTLEKLLAGINEENLHGEVFSGPAVGAEEW; via the coding sequence ATGAAGACTCGCATCCGGAAGTGGGGTAACAGTCTTGCCCTGCGCATCCCAAAATCGTTTGCAACGGAAGCCAACATCTCCGAGGAGTCGGTGGTCAATGTCTCAGTCGTGAAAGGCAAGCTGGTAGTCGCTTCCGTCGCCAAGCCGAAGGTCACCCTTGAGAAGCTTCTGGCTGGCATCAACGAGGAGAATCTCCACGGAGAGGTTTTCTCTGGACCGGCCGTTGGGGCTGAGGAATGGTAA